Genomic segment of Arachis stenosperma cultivar V10309 chromosome 4, arast.V10309.gnm1.PFL2, whole genome shotgun sequence:
AACCGGTGACCGGCCGGTTATGCATCTTTCACTAAACGACGCCGTTTTgcgtttaaaaaaaaaataaaaaaaaacaaacccGACCCGACCCGCCCGTGGAGCACCCCCCCTTTCTTCCCCCGAGCCCCGACCCCATTCATTCATCAATCATCATCTCCAATGGAGAAGAAGAACCCTAGCGGCGCTGCCTGAAGCCCTGTCGCCATCCCTCGCCCCCGTGGTGTCGCCATCCTCAGCTCTAGCAACCCTCCAATCTCCGGCGTCGCCTGGTTCCTGCTCATCTTCATCTTCTCGTCGCCTGGTGCCCACAATTTCGATCGTCTTCATCTTCTCAAGTCTCAACACCAGCACGCAGTAGCCTCTCATCGGCGGTCCTCAACGGTCAACACCGGTAGCCCTCCATCGACCCCAGGTGAGTGACTCGTCCTCTGCTCATTTCTCTTTGTCCTTCGCCTCGTCCTCTGTAAACTGAACTGAACTTAGACCTCTGCTCATGTTCTCTTTCTCTTTGTCCTCAATGTGAACTGAACTTAGACCTCGACTTAATTTTCTGATTTCAATTTCCGATTTCAATTCCTGTGAACTTGCTCTTTGTGAACTCTGCATTTTCTTTGAACTGAACTGAACTGCATTTTGCCATTTTCTGCTCTATTTTGTGAACTGAACTGTGCATTTTCTGCTCTGTTTTGTAGCTTAATTCCTCTTTGTTGCATAATTTCTATTTGTTGGTCAATTTGTGTTTGGTCCTCTGCTCTATTTTCTGCTCTATTTTGTGAACTGAACTGTGCAGCTCAATTTGTGTTCGGTGGACTTGCTCTTTCAATTTTCTGATTTCAATTTCTGATTTCAATTCCTGTGAACTTGCTCTTTGTCAACTGTGCATTTTCTGTGAACTGAACTGAACTGAACTGCATTTTGCCATTTTCTGCTCTATTTTGTGAACTGAACTGTGCATTTTCTGCTCTGTTTTGTAGCTTAATTCCTCTTTGTTGCACAATTTCTATTTGTTGGTCAATTTGTGTTTGGTCCTCTGCTCTATTTTCTGCTCTATTTTGTGAACTGAACTGTGCAGCTCAATTTGTGTTCGGTGAACTTGCTCTTTCAATCTTCTGATTTCAATTCCTGTGAACTTGCTCTTTGTCAACTGTGCATTTTCTGTGAACTGAACTGAACTGAACTGCATTTTGTCATTTTCTGCTCTATTTTGTGAACTGAACTGTGCATTTTCTGCTCTGTTTTGTAGCTTAATTCCTCTTTGTTGCACAATTTCTATTTGTTGGTCAATTTGTGTTTGGTCCTCTGCTCTATTTTGTGAACTGAACTGTGCAGCTCAATTTGTGTTCGGTGAACTTGCCCTGTGCATTTTCTGATTTCAATTCCTGTGAACTTGCTCTTTGTCAACTGTGCATTTTCTGTGAACTGAACTGAACTGAACTGCATTGTGTTGTGttgtttaaatttcatacaTGTTTTATTATTTCAGTTATGAACTGAACTGAACTGAACTGAACTGAACTGCATTGTGTTGTGTTGTGAACTGAACTGAACTGCATTGTATTGTGTTGTCAATTTCTGATTTCATTTTCTGTGAACTGAACTGAACTAAACTGCATTGTGTTGTGttgtttaaatttcatacaTGTTTTATTAATTTCAGTTATGAACTGAACTGAACTGAATTGAACTGAACTGCATTGTGTTGTGTTGTGAACTGAACTGAACTGCATTGTGTTGTGTTGTCAATTTCTGATTTCAATTTCTGATTTCATACATGTTTTATTAATTTCAGTTATGGAAGATAGTATTAATCAAGAAGCAACTGCTGATAACAATGCTTCTGTGAATAATAACATGTCTGTCGATACTCCTATTCCGAATGATGCTGCTAATCCTAATTCCCGTAGTGCTAACGATAGTCATTCACAAGGTTCTTCTAACCTTAGGGGAAAAACAGATTTAGCTTGGAAATATGTTGCTCTACAACACGTGAATGGAAAACCACAGTATCAATGTTTATTTTGTCTACAAGTTTTCAATGGAGGTGGAATTCACAGGATGAAGAAACATCTAGCAAAGATTACTGGAGACGTGAAAAAATGTCCTAAAGTTCCATATGATGTGGAAAAACAGATGGAAAGTTTGTTGAAAGATATTCAGGccagcaaaaagaaaagaaaagtaagtTTTGGTGAAGAGGGTGGTGATGAGGTAGAGGATGCAATTGATGAGGCAATAGCTCAAGAAGAACAGGAACAGCAGCGTACCTCGAGTCAGCAAGGAGTTGGAGGCGATCCAAAGAAAAAAGCCAAAGTCATTCCTCCTATGTTTGCACCAAGAACAACTCCAGGAGCTCAACCAAGTATTAAAAGTGTTATGCAAAACAAAGAGGCGATACACGAGGTTGATAAACGATTTGCTCGGTGGCTTTTGGATTGTAAAATTCCATTTAATGCTGTGATGTCGCCATATTTCCAAGATATGTTAGATGGTGTTGCTGGTATTGGACCTGGTTACAAGGGGCCTTCTTATGATAAGTtaagggttcatttgttggctGATCTTAAAAGAGAAAGTCAACTGCTAGTTGATAGTTATAGGAGTGCATGGAAGGAAACTGGATGTACCCTCATGGCTGATGGTTGGACAGATCAAAGACAAAGAACATTAATCAATTTCTTGGTGTATTGTTCTAAAGGTTTGTGCTTTCTGAAATCAGTAGATGCTTCCAGTATGGTAAAAAATGCTTCACACTTGTGTACTTTGTTTTCTGAGGTGATTGAATGGATTGGCCCAAATAATATTGTGCATGTTGTGACTGACAATGCAACCAATTATGTTGCTGCTGGTAGGCTTATCAATAGAAAATATGATAATATCTATTGGTCACCATGTGCTGCTCATTGCcttaatcttattttaaaagatataagcAGCATGGCGCATATTTCTAACCTTGCAACTCGTGCTTCAAAGATCACAGTATTTGTGTACAATCATACGGTTTTCTTATCTTGGCTAAGAGAAAGACCTAAGTGGAGAGAAATTGTACGTCCTGGTGCAACCCGGTTTGCAACTGTGTTTATTACATTGAAGAGCATCTTTGACCGTAAAAAGGAGTTGCAACAATTGGTTGTAGATTCAATTTTCACTGATCACAAATTAGGAAGGAGTGCTACTGGTAGAGCTGTGAGTGCTATTATTCTGGATGCAAAATTTTGGGACGATTGCTTTACTGTATGTAAACTTGTGAGCCCTCTGATTTACTTGCTGAGGGTTGTTGATGCTGATGACCCCCCATCTTTGGGGTATGTTTATGAAGGAATGCTAAGGGCAGAAGATGCAATTAAGGAGATGTTTAGGCAATTCAAGACTGCATATCAGCCGTACACAGATTATCAACTCAAGATGGGACAAGCATTTGAAGAAAGATCTTCATGCGGCAGCTTACTTCCTGAATCCTAAAttcttttttaatgaaaattataAAGAAGCACCTGATGTTATGCGAGGT
This window contains:
- the LOC130975755 gene encoding uncharacterized protein LOC130975755, translating into MEDSINQEATADNNASVNNNMSVDTPIPNDAANPNSRSANDSHSQGSSNLRGKTDLAWKYVALQHVNGKPQYQCLFCLQVFNGGGIHRMKKHLAKITGDVKKCPKVPYDVEKQMESLLKDIQASKKKRKVSFGEEGGDEVEDAIDEAIAQEEQEQQRTSSQQGVGGDPKKKAKVIPPMFAPRTTPGAQPSIKSVMQNKEAIHEVDKRFARWLLDCKIPFNAVMSPYFQDMLDGVAGIGPGYKGPSYDKLRVHLLADLKRESQLLVDSYRSAWKETGCTLMADGWTDQRQRTLINFLVYCSKGLCFLKSVDASSMVKNASHLCTLFSEVIEWIGPNNIVHVVTDNATNYVAAGRLINRKYDNIYWSPCAAHCLNLILKDISSMAHISNLATRASKITVFVYNHTVFLSWLRERPKWREIVRPGATRFATVFITLKSIFDRKKELQQLVVDSIFTDHKLGRSATGRAVSAIILDAKFWDDCFTVCKLVSPLIYLLRVVDADDPPSLGYVYEGMLRAEDAIKEMFRQFKTAYQPYTDYQLKMGQAFEERSSCGSLLPES